One Herpetosiphon gulosus genomic region harbors:
- a CDS encoding helix-turn-helix domain-containing protein, with translation MRYKTARSLFGQRLKALRIEHHLTQEQLAEQIGKTTEHISFLERGERSPSFEVLFDLAHVFQISLSYLVDIDLGIATDASAILTAGTVDADQVLALPQAVTTHVERSSDLDRLERAFAGIRDMQRLANDYGINDILQDNGGKVLQVLILLGLRISPGREGNDAIDAEGNEYELKTVNRALRKGAGITTHHHLNRDIIAKYRAVKAWYIAIYEGIELIEIYKVPSALLEPLFTTWEQKIDQSGPINNPKIPIRYVHQGERVYPIEPTLPQQTSLSLSSD, from the coding sequence ACCACCTAACCCAAGAACAACTTGCTGAGCAAATTGGAAAAACAACCGAACATATCAGTTTTCTTGAACGTGGTGAGCGCTCACCATCGTTTGAAGTATTATTTGATCTTGCCCACGTATTTCAAATATCGTTGTCGTATCTCGTTGATATCGATCTTGGAATTGCTACTGATGCAAGCGCAATTTTAACAGCAGGCACTGTTGATGCTGATCAGGTGCTTGCCCTCCCACAGGCAGTCACAACGCATGTCGAGCGGAGCAGCGATCTAGACCGTCTTGAGCGTGCATTTGCAGGCATTCGAGATATGCAACGCCTTGCGAATGATTATGGCATTAATGATATTTTGCAAGATAATGGTGGGAAGGTATTGCAGGTCTTGATTCTTCTTGGGCTGCGAATTTCGCCTGGCCGCGAGGGGAATGATGCGATTGATGCAGAGGGTAATGAGTACGAATTAAAAACGGTTAATCGTGCACTTCGAAAAGGTGCGGGAATTACAACGCATCATCATTTGAATCGTGACATTATCGCGAAATATCGTGCGGTAAAGGCATGGTATATAGCGATTTATGAAGGAATTGAATTAATCGAAATTTATAAGGTCCCTTCAGCGCTTTTAGAACCGCTTTTTACAACATGGGAACAAAAAATTGATCAATCAGGACCGATAAACAACCCAAAGATTCCTATTCGGTATGTCCATCAAGGAGAGCGTGTCTATCCAATAGAACCAACGCTCCCACAACAAACGTCACTATCGTTATCATCTGATTGA
- a CDS encoding site-specific DNA-methyltransferase — translation MDMQTVPLYTTALGQAIVGDSRILLDELPDRSVNLVMTSPPFALQREKQYGNVDQAAYVEWLCTFAEKVYRVLTEDGSFVLDLGGAYQRQRPVRSLYNYRVLIKLCDELGFHLAEEFFWYNPAKLPSPIEWVNKRKIRAKDAVNTVWWLSKTDFPKANIRNVLVPYSDRMKQLQADPARYYTPKDRPSGHGIGSNFGTDNGGAIPSNLLQIANTESNSYYLRACKTAGIAGHPARFPQKLPAFFIEFLTNPGDLVVDIFAGSNTTGAAAEATNRTWLSFEENRAYLAASAFRFLSHAPLAEAAAMYDTLQSTTHPIHLDQLHQTRLDVA, via the coding sequence ATGGACATGCAAACAGTACCACTCTATACAACAGCGCTTGGCCAAGCAATTGTGGGCGATTCACGTATCTTGTTAGATGAATTACCCGATCGTTCTGTGAATCTCGTTATGACATCGCCTCCCTTTGCATTGCAACGAGAAAAGCAATATGGCAACGTTGATCAAGCAGCCTATGTGGAATGGCTCTGCACATTTGCAGAAAAAGTGTATCGGGTGCTTACTGAGGATGGAAGCTTTGTCCTTGATCTTGGCGGGGCCTATCAACGACAACGGCCAGTTCGTTCGCTCTACAATTACCGAGTACTTATAAAGCTCTGTGATGAATTGGGATTCCATTTAGCAGAAGAGTTCTTCTGGTACAACCCCGCAAAACTTCCTTCCCCGATTGAATGGGTTAACAAACGCAAGATTCGCGCAAAAGATGCGGTAAACACCGTTTGGTGGCTCTCTAAAACCGATTTTCCGAAAGCGAATATCCGAAATGTCCTTGTTCCCTATTCTGATCGCATGAAGCAATTACAAGCCGACCCAGCACGCTATTACACCCCGAAAGATCGCCCATCAGGCCATGGAATTGGGAGTAACTTTGGAACCGATAATGGGGGGGCAATTCCCTCGAATCTTCTCCAAATAGCGAATACAGAAAGTAATTCGTACTACCTTCGTGCATGTAAAACGGCTGGGATCGCGGGACATCCAGCACGGTTTCCTCAAAAACTTCCCGCCTTTTTCATTGAGTTTCTGACAAATCCTGGCGATCTTGTGGTTGATATTTTTGCTGGATCGAATACTACAGGGGCAGCAGCAGAGGCCACAAACCGCACATGGCTCTCTTTTGAAGAGAATCGTGCGTATCTGGCAGCCTCTGCCTTTCGGTTTTTAAGTCATGCCCCGCTAGCAGAGGCTGCGGCGATGTATGATACGTTGCAGTCAACAACCCATCCAATCCACCTTGACCAGCTTCATCAAACACGATTGGATGTAGCATAG
- a CDS encoding ATPase: MQMGFVNEIAKIATIDLFKRNKKTNELETGMFVGRPFHLDYDHAHLLIADAWKQKAGGIPQGSFLLAYYENEEAISEALLLRVLHPTKLPTDSDVISSMVEYYKDNLKTGGRDTQLDTFTRYEFSFSGVECRILGTFYCDPSGKIQFGADVENFYSAHNYSVIKPNTAILEAIVNFREGDHIPGNATDVEIGKVRYSSSRRFQDHLETVPVFVSPQDFLGKRTALFGMTRTGKSNTVKKVIQATVLMSTKAGESLPSQSSDSAEENLKSFTDANMPKYPVGQIIFDINGEYANANIQDQGTAIFELYKEHVTRYSVLKKKDFHVLKVNFYRDVRSGFELVRSHLSTDTADYVKSLLSIDLTPPEDTSDKSAMTRYARKKAAYLCCLYQAGFALPKGFTVTFAGKIDLNKWVKADGSLDPSKGITLEEAVNWFSTIWDRYEDPFFASYKDDKGHEWADEDLKALLVFLTRKPKPRSSTMISGFRKLRSLADKHTETAGKPFEMEIIDELRKGRIIIVDLSQGDPGTQKLYSERICHQIFADAMDRFVKNQPNNFIQFYFEEAHNLFPKKDDKDLSQIYNRIAKEGAKLNLGLIYATQEVSSISSNILKNTQNWFIAHLNNDDEIKEIKKYYDFGDFTASLVRFSASSDKGFVRMKTYSNPFVVPVQIDRFPKNEGE, from the coding sequence ATGCAAATGGGTTTTGTGAATGAGATTGCTAAGATCGCCACGATTGATTTGTTTAAACGGAACAAAAAAACTAACGAACTCGAAACAGGAATGTTTGTTGGACGGCCATTTCATCTTGACTACGATCACGCACATTTATTAATTGCGGATGCATGGAAGCAAAAAGCGGGAGGCATTCCTCAAGGGTCATTCTTGCTCGCATATTATGAAAATGAAGAAGCAATTTCCGAGGCGCTACTTTTACGGGTCTTACATCCAACCAAGCTGCCAACTGACAGTGATGTTATTAGTTCGATGGTGGAATATTATAAGGATAACTTAAAGACAGGGGGACGTGATACCCAACTTGACACCTTTACTCGCTATGAATTTAGCTTTTCGGGTGTAGAGTGTCGTATTCTAGGAACGTTCTATTGTGATCCAAGTGGAAAAATCCAGTTTGGTGCTGATGTAGAAAACTTTTATAGTGCCCATAATTATAGTGTAATCAAACCCAATACCGCTATCTTGGAAGCGATTGTTAACTTTCGCGAAGGTGATCATATTCCTGGCAATGCAACCGATGTTGAAATCGGAAAGGTACGTTACAGTTCCAGCCGGAGATTTCAAGATCATCTTGAAACAGTTCCCGTATTTGTTAGTCCCCAAGATTTTCTCGGGAAACGTACTGCACTTTTTGGGATGACGCGCACGGGTAAGTCGAATACGGTCAAAAAGGTTATTCAAGCAACCGTCTTAATGAGTACAAAGGCTGGGGAATCGTTGCCGAGCCAGAGCAGCGACTCAGCAGAGGAAAACCTCAAATCTTTTACAGATGCTAATATGCCCAAGTATCCAGTAGGGCAAATCATTTTCGATATTAATGGTGAATATGCCAACGCAAATATACAAGATCAAGGAACAGCTATCTTTGAGCTGTATAAAGAGCATGTAACGCGCTATAGCGTTTTAAAAAAGAAGGATTTTCACGTTCTCAAAGTGAATTTTTATAGAGATGTTCGTTCGGGATTCGAGCTTGTCCGTAGTCATCTGTCTACGGATACAGCAGACTATGTGAAAAGCCTTCTTTCCATAGACTTAACTCCACCTGAAGATACTAGCGATAAGTCTGCTATGACGCGCTACGCACGCAAAAAAGCTGCGTACCTTTGTTGTTTATATCAAGCCGGATTTGCACTGCCCAAAGGATTTACCGTCACATTCGCAGGAAAAATAGATCTGAATAAATGGGTCAAAGCTGATGGAAGTCTTGATCCTTCAAAGGGGATTACACTTGAAGAGGCAGTCAACTGGTTTTCAACCATCTGGGATCGATATGAAGATCCATTTTTTGCCTCTTATAAAGACGACAAAGGTCATGAATGGGCCGATGAGGATTTGAAAGCCCTATTAGTATTTTTGACTCGGAAACCAAAACCTCGATCTAGTACTATGATTAGTGGATTTCGTAAATTACGGTCTCTTGCTGATAAACATACCGAAACAGCGGGGAAGCCTTTTGAAATGGAGATTATCGACGAATTACGGAAAGGGAGGATTATTATTGTGGATCTGTCGCAGGGCGATCCTGGAACACAAAAATTATATTCTGAGCGGATCTGCCATCAGATTTTTGCGGATGCTATGGATCGGTTTGTGAAAAATCAACCGAATAATTTCATCCAGTTCTATTTCGAGGAGGCGCATAATCTTTTTCCAAAAAAAGATGACAAGGATTTAAGTCAGATTTATAACCGGATTGCCAAAGAAGGGGCGAAATTAAACTTGGGCCTTATCTATGCAACACAAGAAGTCAGCTCTATTAGTAGTAATATCCTTAAAAATACCCAAAACTGGTTCATTGCACATTTAAATAATGATGATGAAATTAAAGAAATTAAAAAATACTATGATTTTGGTGATTTCACGGCGAGTCTTGTCCGATTTAGCGCCAGTAGTGATAAAGGATTCGTGCGGATGAAAACATACTCGAATCCCTTCGTTGTTCCAGTACAAATTGATCGATTTCCGAAGAATGAAGGGGAGTAA
- a CDS encoding NurA domain-containing protein produces MGYTNKRGRRPAEYASKSAHSQVIKDETIQAFLAHCDLPKTGNQISLDAQNIISYAPNVPNGIRHIIALDGGYTEVAVRTEFPSATICFFQFGALIFSIQDLEDLNDQSFIDPDDMAKLKNIQRLKLVLPTQNITIQGQSSLTDSIRTAIYDFFCQPLDDSNLVATLQWFLFQEYATPTNQWILASCPHCSATHIPLSRQAMQQQGKFQCAQCHGEILITDVFRLHEAIDDDLGASGIAGYVTTLLEQMILIHLIRLILKTKPSLLKQILFIKDGPLAFFGQTANMHKPMRSLMDFLFTHHDIFMAGLEKSGAFVEHADEIASRLDPGSILLLNNEYIYTYIIPGKADPANPYGQTTYYGNKVIFKTLGEQIYVVSLPMAELVANPTMSDIKNLMVILTNVEKLKCDMYDNALMPVALANKLVSLSNHPSSRILQKFAVEAFKH; encoded by the coding sequence ATGGGTTATACCAATAAACGGGGTCGTCGTCCCGCTGAATATGCCAGTAAATCAGCTCATAGCCAAGTGATCAAAGATGAAACAATCCAAGCATTTTTAGCGCACTGCGACCTTCCAAAGACTGGTAATCAGATATCATTGGATGCCCAAAACATTATTTCGTATGCACCGAATGTTCCAAATGGAATTCGACACATTATTGCCCTAGATGGAGGATATACGGAAGTCGCAGTTCGTACCGAATTTCCGTCTGCTACAATTTGCTTCTTCCAGTTTGGCGCATTAATTTTTAGTATTCAAGACTTAGAAGACCTCAATGATCAGTCCTTTATTGATCCTGATGATATGGCGAAACTTAAAAATATTCAGCGGCTAAAACTTGTGCTGCCAACCCAAAATATAACCATACAAGGCCAATCATCGCTGACAGACTCTATTCGTACAGCAATCTACGATTTTTTTTGCCAGCCCCTTGATGATAGCAATCTCGTTGCGACGCTCCAATGGTTTCTGTTCCAAGAATATGCAACACCTACCAATCAATGGATTCTTGCGAGCTGCCCTCATTGTTCAGCAACCCATATTCCACTAAGCCGCCAAGCAATGCAACAGCAGGGGAAATTTCAATGTGCGCAATGCCATGGAGAAATCTTAATTACCGATGTTTTTCGACTCCATGAGGCAATTGATGATGATCTTGGTGCTAGCGGAATCGCAGGCTATGTAACGACCCTCCTTGAGCAAATGATTCTTATTCATCTTATTCGGCTGATCCTGAAAACGAAACCAAGCTTATTAAAACAGATTTTATTTATCAAGGATGGGCCATTGGCGTTTTTTGGACAAACTGCCAATATGCATAAACCCATGCGCTCGCTGATGGATTTTCTTTTTACCCATCATGATATTTTTATGGCTGGATTAGAGAAGAGTGGGGCTTTTGTTGAGCATGCCGACGAGATCGCATCAAGGCTTGACCCAGGATCAATCTTGTTACTCAACAATGAGTATATCTACACCTATATCATTCCTGGTAAAGCTGATCCCGCGAATCCATATGGACAGACAACGTACTATGGTAATAAGGTTATTTTCAAAACACTTGGTGAGCAAATCTATGTAGTATCACTCCCAATGGCAGAACTTGTGGCGAACCCTACGATGAGTGATATCAAAAATCTTATGGTGATCTTAACTAATGTTGAAAAACTTAAGTGCGATATGTATGACAACGCGCTCATGCCTGTTGCTCTTGCCAATAAATTAGTATCTCTTTCGAACCATCCTAGTTCTCGTATTTTGCAAAAATTTGCGGTCGAAGCTTTCAAGCACTAA
- a CDS encoding plasmid related protein, which produces MNSPIRPAFDVGRVLLTRGIDALNIPKYDLLWLLRQHVCCQWQMEAEDIHANMEAIKQGYRVFGSLVFDRITIWVITEADRASTTILLPDEY; this is translated from the coding sequence ATGAACAGCCCAATCCGCCCAGCATTCGATGTCGGTCGCGTCCTCTTAACCCGTGGCATCGATGCGCTGAACATTCCAAAATATGATCTGCTTTGGTTACTTCGGCAGCATGTGTGCTGTCAATGGCAAATGGAAGCCGAGGATATCCACGCGAACATGGAGGCGATTAAGCAGGGTTATCGCGTGTTTGGAAGTCTGGTGTTTGACAGGATCACCATTTGGGTGATTACCGAAGCCGACCGCGCAAGCACAACAATCCTATTACCTGACGAATACTAG
- a CDS encoding ArdC family protein — MNTKRTTSLTADERQARDEARRSQLDSALMEGVQAILDSDSFKAALAANAKFHTYSANNAMLIWSQNPAAERVAGFHTWKKLGRTVKKGEKGIMIYAPRVATKIDAATGDEQTHVYFGIEHVFDISQTEGDDIPSLECPLLTEERGHDIYDRLVAYATRDGLTVSSDAAHELSEAMGYYSAVSKRIWIRPAAKAQMLKTLIHEVAHHLTEGKHTREAHETIAEGVAFQVCACLGIDSGERSFPYIAGWAASEGGTALIKQVLGHIQVITKQIMAIVDPAEEASEGAPEPPPPAVAAAKRRRSTTVMAA; from the coding sequence ATGAACACCAAACGCACGACCAGCTTAACCGCCGACGAACGCCAAGCCCGTGATGAAGCTCGCCGCAGCCAGCTTGATAGCGCCTTAATGGAGGGTGTCCAAGCGATTTTGGATAGCGACAGCTTTAAAGCAGCCCTCGCGGCCAATGCCAAGTTTCACACCTATAGCGCGAATAATGCGATGCTGATCTGGTCGCAAAACCCCGCTGCCGAACGGGTGGCAGGCTTTCATACCTGGAAAAAACTAGGGCGAACGGTGAAAAAGGGGGAAAAGGGCATCATGATCTACGCCCCGCGCGTTGCCACAAAAATCGACGCAGCCACGGGCGACGAGCAAACCCATGTGTATTTTGGGATTGAACATGTCTTTGACATCAGCCAAACCGAGGGCGACGACATCCCCTCGTTGGAGTGTCCATTGCTCACTGAGGAACGCGGCCACGACATCTATGATCGCTTGGTTGCCTATGCGACCCGCGACGGCTTGACCGTCAGCAGCGACGCAGCCCACGAATTGAGCGAGGCCATGGGCTACTATTCCGCCGTGTCAAAACGCATTTGGATACGGCCCGCTGCCAAGGCGCAAATGCTCAAGACCCTCATTCATGAGGTTGCCCATCACTTAACCGAGGGCAAGCACACCCGCGAGGCCCATGAAACCATCGCGGAAGGAGTCGCGTTTCAGGTCTGCGCGTGTTTGGGGATTGACAGCGGCGAGCGCTCATTCCCCTATATCGCCGGATGGGCAGCCAGTGAGGGAGGGACGGCCTTAATCAAGCAGGTCTTAGGCCATATCCAAGTCATTACCAAGCAGATCATGGCGATAGTGGACCCAGCGGAGGAGGCGAGCGAGGGAGCGCCCGAACCACCGCCCCCCGCCGTTGCCGCTGCCAAGCGCCGCCGCTCAACCACCGTGATGGCCGCCTAA
- a CDS encoding helix-turn-helix domain-containing protein: MHKLLSTTQVAKLCKLSQPMIHQEILAGRLVPSFKSEGKQRTRYLFTREDVLAYQAWRTKTYNEQFDPLPDEEERE, from the coding sequence ATGCATAAATTATTATCGACGACCCAAGTGGCCAAACTGTGTAAGCTCTCGCAGCCGATGATTCATCAGGAAATCCTGGCAGGCCGCCTAGTCCCCAGTTTCAAATCAGAAGGCAAGCAGCGCACCCGCTACCTGTTTACGCGCGAGGATGTTCTCGCCTATCAAGCTTGGCGCACGAAAACCTATAACGAGCAGTTTGACCCGCTGCCGGATGAGGAGGAACGCGAATGA